The window GCCTGCGCGAAGAACTGCACTTATACGCTCAAAAGCGCGGCGACATGGTGGGCCCCATTACGCTGGTCGACAGCGGCGACGAAATCGATTGCACCCGCATGGGCTCCGGCGGCTACGGCATTCCCTCCATTGTGGAGCCGGAACGCATTGAATTCAAAAAGTGCGACGCCAAATTCATTCTGCACGTGGAAAAAGACACCGTTTGGCAGCGCTTCAACGAAGATAAATTCTGGCGCAAGCACAAGTGCATTCTCACGCACGGCGCCGGGCAGCCCACGCGCGGAGTGCGGCGGCTGCTGTGCCGCATGCACCAGGAGTTGAAGCTGCCTATTTATTGCTTGCTGGATAACGATCCCTGGGGCTATTACATTTACAGCGTATTGAAGCAGGGCTCCATCAACCTGGCCTACGAAAGCAAGCGGATGGCCATCCCGGATGTCAAATTCATCGGACTGCGCAGCATTGATTTCGAGCGCTGCCACCTGTCCAACAGCGTAAAAATTACGCTCAACGATTCCGACATTAAACGCGCCAAGCAAATCGCCAGCTATCCTTGGTTCGCCTCCAAAAAGCAGTGGCAGAAGGAAATTGAACGGATGCTCAAAAACGGCTTCAAGCTGGAAGTGGAGTCGCTGATCTCCAAAGACATCAGCTACGTCACCGAAACTTATGTGCCCGAGCGGTTGAACGAAGAAGATTGGCTGGACTAAGCCCGTTCGGCACGGCGTTTAGCCCAACTCCTCTCCGGGGCAAGCTGGCTTAAAACTCCACTTCCATGCCGTCCTCGGCGATATCGGCTTCGGGAAAAATATCCACAATTTTGGGCATGCCGATTGGATCGTCCTCTTCGCTAAGCGGATTCATGTGCACCAGCAGCAAGCGCCCCACGCGCGCGGCCTTCGCCGCCTGGGCCACCGGCGTGGCGCAGCTGTGGCCCGTGAGTTGGGCCATTTTTTCCATGCCGTCGGAATAATAACACTCGTGAACCAGCAAATCGACGCCGCGAATTTCATCGATGTACGAGGCACACGCCCCGGGCGTGTTGGTATCGGTTACATAGGCCAGCGAATGCTCGGGCCAATCCAAGCGCAGGCCCAGCGATCCGCCCGGATGCGCCAGCGGAAAATGCCGCAGCTTGCCGTCGCCAGCCAGCGGCGCATCCTGCACCAACGGCCGCATTTCGTAGGGCAACTTGACGGGAAAAATCTGCTCGGCCAGTAAATGGTCGCTGATCGCCGCCAGTTTCTCAGGCAGGGCATGAATGGTCACCCGTTCCATTTGCTTTTCGGCCAGCACGTCGAACAAAAACGTCAGGCCCGCCACGTGATCCAAATGGGCGTGCGTTAAATAAATATCCAAGTGCGGCGTAATTAAATGCTTCCGCACGCGAAACATGGCGGTGCCGGCATCGAGCACAATACCCTGCTCCGGCAGCATCAAGCAGGCGGTATGGCGCTTTTCTGTGGGATGATAGCCGGCGGTTCCCAACAGATGCAGCTTCATAATCTGCGCCGGCCCAACCATGGGTCAAAGAAAAGGAAGATCCTCAAGCGCCTTTGGCGCGCCCCCATCGTGAACCATTCCCGGCGCTTCGTCAACCGCCCGGCGCACTTGCAGCATATAGCCGGGCATGGCATGCCCGGTGCGTGGCGTCTGGCATGGCCGGTGGCGCGATGGTTAGCAGTTCCGGCCGGCGATGCCATCGCCGGCTTTGTGGATTTATAAGGCCGCTAGCGCTGCGGCAAGATGTGATCGAGCACGTTGTTCAATCCGTTTTCGACGGTCGCCCGTGGAATCGCTTCCAGCAGCTTGGCGGTTACGCGCGTGTCGAACTTGGGATCCTTCAAATTGCCGACAATGGGAATGCGAATCATCGGCTCGTTGAGCGAGGCCAACGGGCTATTGCGTTGGCGGGTCCATTCTTCCTTCAGCGGAATTTCGGCAATGATATTCACCGATTCGTCGAGCCCTACCCAGCCGCGCGTGCGAATGGTCACTTGCCCAACTTGCATCGAGAGCCCTTGATGGTACATGCGGCCGTCGACCAAATGGAAATCGACTTTCTGATCGTCAATTTTCAAGAGCGCCGTTTCGCTGCCCAGACCCATAGTGGGCAAGCGGCCTTTGACCAACGCTTCCACTTGCTGGCCAATCATTGCAAACGGGCGGAACAGCGGACCGGGAGTTACGCTCATGTTTTTCACAACCAGCCGTCCGCCAATGTCGGCTTTTTCAGGATTCGTTAGCGGCACATGCGCGCCGTCCAACTCGACCGAAAATGAACCTTCGGTGCGGGCTGAATCGGACACCATGGGGGCGATGAATTTAATCCAGCTTTTGCTCACCGCTTCGGAAAATTGCACGTTGCTCAAAATGGTGCCTTTGCCCAGCACGACTTCCGGCGGCCCAGGCGACAAATGGATGAGCGGAGCGATGCTCAATTGGCCGGAGCTGTTTTGACCGGTGAGAATGGCTTCGATGGGCTTCAATTCGACGCTGCCGTTTTCTAAATGAGCATTCACATCGATCGGCCCGGTTTGCATGCCGTACAGTTGGGCCTGTGTCCAACCGAGCGAGACATCGGCGGTAAGTCCCTTCAAGCACGCAAACGGATCGGAGCCGGCGGTTGCACTGGCGGCGCCGCTGGGAACCGCGGCACTGGCCAGCATTACTTTTTTATCTTTCACGCCCAGGGCGCCACGGACCGAAAAGTTTCTGGATTCCCGCCCGGCAAAGGCGACGCGGTCTCCCAAGTACGGCCGCAAGAGCGGGCCCAGTGCGTTCCAGTCGTAATCCATTTTGCCTGCCAAATTGAGATTTTGCTGACTGCTGAGCGCGTCGATTTTTCCGGCCGCGTGCAAAGCCAGCGCCTGCGAGCCAATATCGAGCGCCGTCAATTGCATGGCATCGGCCGCGCTGTCGAAGCCGCCTGACGCACCCAGCGTCAATTGGTTCTCCTGCCACACCAGTTGCGGCGCAGGGCCGGCGGCGGCATCGCGCAATCCATTGCGCGGCGCAGCTTCGGGCGCACCAACAACATACACGGCAAATTGCTCGACGGTGGC of the Pirellulales bacterium genome contains:
- a CDS encoding DNA topoisomerase IV subunit A; translation: MAKRSRKSDSNGSAQADPAKLTPRDKKTLGVLKDMANNVVAAAEKKRDPFLDIPARNLSNVKYNRVKRFIEMGSAKNRRQLFNLSQAKSYMQTMLVASGCKRLIEQTKTTSLRGMFYLLKHTIEGTKEETFSDQNECDPVIEDLEVTLNSLREELHLYAQKRGDMVGPITLVDSGDEIDCTRMGSGGYGIPSIVEPERIEFKKCDAKFILHVEKDTVWQRFNEDKFWRKHKCILTHGAGQPTRGVRRLLCRMHQELKLPIYCLLDNDPWGYYIYSVLKQGSINLAYESKRMAIPDVKFIGLRSIDFERCHLSNSVKITLNDSDIKRAKQIASYPWFASKKQWQKEIERMLKNGFKLEVESLISKDISYVTETYVPERLNEEDWLD
- a CDS encoding MBL fold metallo-hydrolase is translated as MKLHLLGTAGYHPTEKRHTACLMLPEQGIVLDAGTAMFRVRKHLITPHLDIYLTHAHLDHVAGLTFLFDVLAEKQMERVTIHALPEKLAAISDHLLAEQIFPVKLPYEMRPLVQDAPLAGDGKLRHFPLAHPGGSLGLRLDWPEHSLAYVTDTNTPGACASYIDEIRGVDLLVHECYYSDGMEKMAQLTGHSCATPVAQAAKAARVGRLLLVHMNPLSEEDDPIGMPKIVDIFPEADIAEDGMEVEF